The DNA window CGAGCGGAGCACTTTAACCTCTCCGAGCATCTGCATGAGTTCGGAATCCTCCTCGTCGTAGATGTCGGCGTTCTCGATGCCGTCAATGAGCATGTTGGCACGTTCGATGCCGGTATAGAGAGCGTCCCACGCTTTCTTGATATCGCCTCCGTCAGGGTCGCACTCATAGCGCTGGTAGGCTGAAGAAGAGGCAAATTCGCTGTCAAGAATCTTGAATTCGACATCGGTGTTGAATGAAAGCTTCTCGATGAAATTCTGTCCGTAGGTGTCGTTTGTCAGCATTGCCGCATAGACACCGTTGAGGGCATTGCGCATCTCCTTCTTGTCAGAGAACACATATTCCGGCGGATTCTTTGACGGGGCGTCCACATCAAGATAGTCCGAACAGGAAGCAAGCGCCACTGCTGAAAGACCGGTCAAAAATATATTGCGTAATTTCATTTTTTCTTTTGTCTAAAAAGAGGTATTATCGATTTTTGTGTTTAGAAAGTGACATTCAGACCGAACACATAGCTGCGGCTACGGGGATAGCGGTTGAAGTCGAAAGAAGGAGTGAGACCGCTCTGCACGTCGACTTCAGGGTCATAGCCGGTGTAGCCGGTGAGGATGAAGGGGTTGGTGACAGAGGCATAGAAGCGGAGCTTCGACATGCCGGCCTTTGTTATGAGATTCAGCGGCAGGTTATAGCCGAGGGTGATGTCGGTACAGCGGAGGAACGATCCGTCTTCTACGAAATAGCTCATGGTCACGTCCTTGTTGAGATCCATAGGATTCCAGCGGGTCTGGCCTTCGTTCATTTCGACATAGCGGTCATAAGCGCCCTGCATCCAAGTGTTGCCATAGAGACATTCAGAGCCTTCGGCATAACGCCAGCGGTTTGTGAATGAGCTGAGCACGTTCTTGAAGCTGTTCTTGTTGTCGATCGACGACGAGAGGTAGTAGGCAGTGGCATTGTAGACATCGAAATCAAGGAAATAAGTGAAGTTTGCGTTGAAATCGAAGTTCTTCCACTGGCCTGAGAGACCGAAACCGCCCTGAAGCTTTGGAGTAGTGCGTCCGATGACGGTGCGGTCATGGTCATCAATCACTCCGTCACCGTTGAGGTCTTTGAACTTGGGCTTGCCGGGAAGCGTGGGAGCACCTGACTGTGAGTTGTCGAAGATGTTGTCCATGCTGACAGTGCCGGGTTTGGGATAGTAGGTAGCCTTGGGCACATCGTAGTCAAACTCATCGGTCGAGTAGAGACCGTCGTAGACGAATCCGTAGAGCAGACCTACTTCACCGCCGACTTCGAGACGATAGTTGTAGCCGCCGTCATCAGAACGGGAGTGGGTTTCGTAGAGATATTTGTTGTCGCCTGTCAGTTTGTCGACGACCATCTTGTTTGCGCCAAGGTTGAAGTTAGCCGATAGCGAGTAGTCCTTGCCACGGAGAATGTCACCGCTGATTGCGATTTCAAAACCACGGTTTGTCACCTGTCCGATGTTCCGGAACTGCTGGGTGTAACCTACAGTCGAAAGGATGTCGGCCTTATAGATGAGGTCGGAGGTGGTGTTCCAGTAGTATTCGGGAGTGATGCGGAGACGTCCGTTGAAGAGGGCGATATCCAACGCAAGGTTGCGTGTGAGGGTTGTCTCCCACTTCAGGTCAGGATTGGAAGGTATTTGTCAGGACCATACCAGAGGAGTCCGTCGTTAGCGCCGCCGGTCTCTCCGAAAGCAGGGCCGCCGGAGGTGTTGGTCTTGTAGAGGTAGCGCCACATATCGGCATCAATGTTATTGTTGCCGGCCTTACCGACGGCAGCACGGAGCTTGAGTTCGGTGAGCCAAGTGAAATCTTTCATGAAGTCCTCGCTTGAGAGCACCCATGCACCTGAAACCGAGGGGAAGTAGCCCCACTGGTGGCCGGGAGCGAACATCGACGAACCGTCGGCACGGAATGTGGCCGAGAAGAGATACTTGTGGTCATAGTTGTAGTTGAGCTGACCGAAGTATGAAGTTGTGCGGTTGGGAGTCCCGAGTTCGGAAGTCGACTGATAGGGTGAGCCGAGTCCCATGTTGTTGAGCGCTTTGTCGGCCGAGATATTATCAGGGAAATAGCGGTTTTTCTGATAGGTCGATTCCGACTGGCGGTGGTAGAGCTCGAAACCTGCAAGGGCATAGAAATTGTGTTTGTCCTTTATGTCCCAGTCATAGGAAGCGGTCGTGGTCCAAGTATAGGAATTTGTCTGTTCCTTCTCGATCGAGGCCACGGGATTCGAGTTATGCTTCTTGCCTTCGGAAGTGTGACGGCCCCAGAAACGCTTGTCGTCACGGAAACGGATGGTGTAGACACCTTCGGTGCGGAGGGTCAGACCGTCGAGTGGTTTCCATTCGAGTGACGCCTGATTTGCGATAGTGTAGCTGTGGCGCTTGCGGACATTGGTGCGGATATCGCTCACAGGGTTGGTGTATTCGAAGATTTTCTCCTGATCGGGGTCGATTGTCTCGGCCGGCCACCATGCGCCGTCGCGTTCGCGGATACCGTTGGTCGGGCGATAACGGAGTACGTCAATGATACCGCCTGTTCCCACGTTGTCGCCACCTGCGCCCTCGTCACGTCGGTAAGACATCTTGGGGTTGTATTGCAAGGTGAGGTTAGGAAGGAGTTTGGTCTGAAGTTTGGTGAGGATGTTTGTACGGCGCACGCCTGTGTTCATGATTATACCTTCGTCGTCAGACTGAGTTATCGAGACGTTGTAGCGGGTCTTGTCGTTTCCGCCGCCGATCGACACGTTTGCGGTATATGAGAAGGAATTGTTGCCCATGACCTCGTCCTGCCAGTCGTGGGTGCGGGCCTGACGGTAGAGATCCATGTCCTGCGGATTACCGAAGTTGTAACGGAACAGACGGGTCTGGGTGTTACGGGTCGAGTGGCCTGTAGCATAGTCCCACTGATAGTTTACAAAGTCATATGAATCCATCAGGTCGAGCTTCTTTGAAATGTGGCTGACCGAACCCTGAGCGTTGAACGACACCTGAGTCTTGCCTTCCTGAGCCGATTTTGTGGTCACGATAACTACACCGTTACCACCCTTCGCGCCATAGATGGCTGTGAGCGAGGCATCCTTCAGGATGTCGATCGACTGTATGTCGGACGGAGGGATATCATTGATGTTATCGGTCTGAAAGCCGTCGACGATGTAGAGAGGGTCGTTTGACTGTGTTACGGATGTCGCACCGCGCACGCGGATGTTGATATCAGCGCCCGGCTGACCGTCGACTGTGGTGACCTGCACACCTGCCACCTTACCCTGAAGGGCTACTGCGGCCGATGTCACGGGGACGGCGGCAAGCTTTGTGCCTGAAACCGATCCGACCGATCCGGTTAGGTCGCGGCGGGCGCGGGTGCCGCCATAACCGATAACCACAACTTCGTCAAGGGCCTCGGAATCTTCAGTCAGGACAACATTGATTGTCGACTGGCCGTTGACAGCGATTTTCTCGGTCTTATAACCGATGTAGGATACTACGAGAGTAGCCTTGGGAGCAACATTTTTGAGGGTAAAATTACCATCGAGATCTGTCACGACCACATTTTTAGTGCCGTCAATCTGAACGGTAGCCCCAATCATGGGTTCTTCGGTGCTGTCGGTCACCGTACCGGTGACGGTGAGCTCCTGAGCGTCGGCATTAAATCCCACACAGAGCACCAACAGGAGAAGCATTGTTTTCCATTGCGTGGCAAAGGAGAGGTTAAGCAGCCTTTGACTACGACTTACGATTAAGTCTTTCATGCTGTGTTTCAATAATAATAAATTAAGATTTCGTTCATGCAATTTTTGAATAGTGTCAGAAAATATGTTTCTTTACGTTGATTGGCAATGAGGAGTGTGGAGAGGTCTTTTCCATTCAAAATTTCGGTCGCCACGACATAGCTCCGCATACAACAAGCCAGACTACGCGAGCCAGCTATAATCGAACGGAGAATGGAGGAAGCTAAAAAAATTACAGATTGGAACAGAATGTGCTTTCAAATAACGATAAAGGAGTCAGCAAGAATTTACCGAAAAACATTGTAATCATCTTTTCCCATCCATGATTTCTGTCGGGACGCCCCACTCATCGACACGGACTGACACCGCACGACACAAAGAGGCCGGAATCCAAGGCACGACTGAAAGGGGCGCATGGTTGAAAAATCAGAATTTCCAATAATAATTACGAAATGTGCATTTTTCTATAATCAGAGTTGATGCTTTCGGTGTGTTTTTTCGTTTGTGAATGTAAAGTTAACCCTTTATTTTTCATCATGCAAATTTTTCCCTCCAATTTAGTATATTTTAATGGCTTATGTCATTTTTACTTAATTTTATATTAAAGTCTGCGAAATGAGTGCCCTGCATTTTCCCACGTCATAAACACCTATCTTAAACTATATAGGGACACGGCTCAAAACTGTTAACATTAAATAATTATTATGCAAGCGGTTTGTAGATTTGGTGACGTAGTGTTAATTTTGCACTCTGCAACCCAAATATTTAAAATTCAAACCCCAATCATTATACAATTAACAACAGAACCATGAAGAAAATCCTATCAGTAGTGGCAGGCTTGTGTATCGGCTTCTCGGGCATAGCCCAGACAGCTCTCTCCGCCACCCCGGGTGCGGCCAAAGACTGCTGCGAAAAAGTATGTGACAAAAAGGACGGGTGCAAAAAGAAATGCACTGAATCTAAAAAATGTAATAAAAACTCCGGCAAAAGTCTTGACGCAAAAGAAGCATGGGCGACTCTCTATCCACAGATAGAAAAATCAATCCAGGCTCCGACGTTCCGCGACAAGGATTACAAGATTTTTGATTACGGCAAAAAGTCCAAGACCAAAGGATTCCTCTACACCGAGCTTATAAACAAGGTGATTGACCTCTGCTCAAGCGAAGGCGGCGGCCGTGTCATCATCCCTAAGGGAACTTGGCTTACCGGTCCTATCACCCTCAAAAGCAATGTCAATCTCCACCTTGAAGAAGGGGCGACACTGCTGTTTTCCGACGATCCGAGCCAGTATCCCATCGTGAAGACCCGCTGGGAAGGAATGGACTGCTATAACTATCAGCCTATGATCTATGCCTATCAGCAGGAAAATATCGCTCTCACCGGCAAAGGTACTGTCGACGGTGGCGCTTCAAATGAAAACTGGTGGCAGATGAGCGGCAAACGCGGTTATGTCGAAGGCCCTGTCACCCAGAAAATCGGCCGTCCGCTGCTCCAGATATGGAACGAGGAAGGTGTTCCCGTCGAAAAACGAATCCTCGGCGACGGCTACGGCATGCGTCCGCAGCTTGTCAATCCGGTTGAATGCAAAAACGTGCTTATCGAAGACGTGACGCTTCTGCGCTCCGCTTTCTGGGTTATCCATCCCCTGCTCTGCGAAAATCTCACCGTCAAGGGCGTACACATCCAGAACGATGGTCCTAACGGCGACGGCTGCGACCCTGAATCATGTAAGAATGTACTTATCGAAGGTTGCTACTTCGACACCGGCGACGACTGCATCGCAATCAAGAGCGGACGTAACCGCGACGGACGTGAACAGGCAATCCCGTCGGAAAACATCATTGTCCGCAACTGCAAGATGAAAAACGGACATGGCGGCATCGTGGTCGGAAGTGAAATCTCAGGCGGATTCAAAAACCTTTTCCTTGAAGACTGCGTGATGGACAGCCCCGAGCTTGACCGTGTGGTACGCATCAAGACCAATGCCTGCCGCGGAGGCGTCATCGAGGACATCTATGTACGCAACGTAGAGGTCGGCCAGTGCAAGGAATCAGTGCTTAAGATCAACCTTGTCTACGAGCCCAACGAGGACTGCGACCGCAGCTATCCTCCGACTGTGAAAAATGTATGGCTCGACAATATCACATGCAAAAAGAGCAAATATGGTGTGATGATTGAAGGCTTCAAGGAAATCTGCAACATTGACAATATCAACGTCGACAACTGCCACTTCGACGGCGTGACATCCGATGGAAATTCCATCACAGGTATGACCAAAAATGTCAGATTCAACAATCTCTACATCAACGGAAAGCTGGTGAAATAACCTGCCCGGAATCACCATAGTCCGAAATCCGAACAGAAAAGTCCGTGACGGCTGCAAACAACAGCCAGCACGGACTTTTTATTTTTGTCGCCTCTTCATCCACACATACGGAAGAAAAGCGGAATATACTCCTAAAACTTTTGCATTCAGTCAAAATATGTCGTACATTTGCCTATACACCTAAAAATCATAAAAACCATGAAATATTTATCTTCGTTTCCCTTTTTATTATGTCCAATTACACTATTGTCTGCGATAAGTTCTAATATTGAAGACGGAAATTCTATCAACCCGGTAGTTTCTATCTTAAATATGCGTAGTACAACCTCACAAGATATTATTGATGTTGACACATTATCCGATGGAAAACTTTTATGGAAATATGATTCTAACGAATTTGTATCAGGAGACGATACAAAAGGTTGGCTTGTGACCCTACCAGATTCACTGCGTTACATTCAGGACGGGAACAGCTATAATTTATGCCTAAAAAACGATACTATTTGCTGGACTGGTATAGAGAATAGGCAGACTCGAATTTTTTTCAATCCTCCTATTCCATTATTTACATCCATCCCGGACAATGTCAAATTTATGACACGAAAGGACCATCTACTTGAACACTTTGGAAACTGGAGAAATAAGACCGAAGGCCCACTACTAAACCGACAAATAAAATAATATTTAATTATCAAAATAACACAAAAAAACATGGAATCAAAGTACGAAGAAATTAGGAATTTAATGTTTAAGCTATCTCATTTAGGTGTGTGGAATTTCTCTGAAGATGGTGGATTCTTTATTGGGAAAGCCCCCCATCGCGGGATAAGAGCCTGGCAGAATAAAATCTATCCAAAGATTTCGATGACGGAGATTGAAATTATGGAGAATGAAATGCACCGTCAAATAGCGCCATCATATATCCGATTTCTTACTTCATTCTCTAATGGGCTTGATATATTTAATGACACACTCGGACTCTACGGATATCGCTACAGTTTCAGACGGGATGAAACACATAATCAGCAACCATATAACTTAGTCTGGTTAAACCGATTTCAGAGACCATTGAACATAACCGTTGACATGTTTTTCATTGGAGAATATAACTGGGACCATTCTTTTCTATATGTGACTCCTGACCAGAAGGTACATTTCTGTCACAGGGAGGATGCCACAAGTCTTTTTACATGGGATTCTATTGAAGATATGCTTCTGAGCGAAATTAAGAGAATCTACACCCTTTTGATGACAGAGGTGTGGCGATTGACCCGAAACATCCAACTACCCCTATAATATAAAGTCGACAGTTCCCACACAATAACACATAAGCCGACAACAGCCTAAAAGCCATTTGTCAAGGCTATCCCTCCCACAGCCCCGCAGGATACAGTAAGAAATACTTCTCACCATCCTGCGGGGATTCTTAGTTGATATAATTTAATTAGCATATTTTTAGCATACATTTCAGACTAAGCGTTAATTATTTTAAAAGTTTGTTGAATTTCGACAGAAAATCATTAACTTTGGAAGAAAATTTGCGCACTTAAATCTATAACTTTCAAAAACTTACCTTAAACGGCTAATTTACTATCATTTAGTAATATCCGCAAAGAGAGCGGAAACAATGCCGTCCACACAGGTTATAGTTATTTTTTTACACCTCATGAATCTAAGTAAACGTATCACATTCCTTACCATAGCGGCTGCGGCCTCTCTGGGAGCATTTGCCGATGGAAAGTCCTACACTTCTCAGATATGGTCGCCAGACCTCGGCAACGGCCAGTACAAAAACCCGATTATCGATGCCGACTACTCCGATCCGGACGTGGTCCGTGTCGGCGATGACTACTACATGACCGCATCAAGCTTCTGCGACATACCCGGTCTGCCCATCCTGCACTCAAAGGACCTTGTCAACTGGACAATCATCGGCCATGCCATAGCCGAGATGCCGGAATATGCACAGGCCGCACCCGACCCCAGCCACGGCAACCATGTCTGGGCGCCCGCAATCCGCTATCACAATGGAGAATTCTACATCTATTACGGCGATCCCGACCTCGGCATCTTCATGACAAAGACCAAGAATCCGGCAGGGCCGTGGGAACCGCTCGTCCATGTCCACAAGGCTAAGGGCATCATCGACACATGCCCCTTCTGGGATGAGGACGGCAAGGCATACATAGCCCACGGATATGCAGGCAGCCGCGCCGGAGTCAAGAGCATCCTCGGAATGATTGAAATGACTCCCGACGGAACTTCGACAATCGGTCAGGACCGCGTCATCTATGACGGCCACATCGAAAACGAGACCATCGAAGGTGCGAAAATGTATAAAGTCGGAGACTGGTACTACATCTTCTCGCCCGCAGGCGGTGTCGCAACAGGATGGCAGGAAGTTCTGAGATCAAAAAGTCCTTGGGGACCTTACGAGGTGCGCAACGTGATGGATCAGGGCAAATCAAGCGTCAACGGACCTCATCAGGGCGCATGGATCGACACTCCCGACGGCAAGGAACACTGGTTTATCCACTTCCAAGACAAAGGCCCTTGGGGACGTGTAGTCCACCTCCAGCCAATGGAATGGCGCGAAGACGGCTGGCCTGTGATCGGCGTCGACCCTGACGGCGACGGACGCGGCGAACCCGTCATGAAATATCGCAAACCGAATGTCGGAAAGACATATCCCGCGGTCAATCCTGTCGAAAACGACGAATTTGACGGCACTACATTAGGTCTACAGTGGCAGTGGAAAGGAAATCCCAGCGCCCTCTGGTATTTCTGCGAAGCCAACACGTCGAAACTCCGTCTGTTCTCACACAAGACAAGCGACAGCCCTCGCCTCTATGACGCTGCCAACCTCCTTCTTCAGAAATTCCCCGGTGAAAACTTCACCGCAACAGCCAAAGTACAGTTCTGTCCGCGCAAGCGCAACGGAAAAGTCGAGGCCGGCGAACGCGCAGGTATAGCTGTGATGGGATATAACTACGGCGCGCTCGCCCTCGAAAGCCGTGCCGACGGTATCTATCTCACCGAAGTCGGTGCGAAAAGTGCCAACAAGGGCACTAAGGAGAATGAAATCGAAGCCGTGAAACTCGACGGAGGCGACAAGGAAATGTATCTCCGTGTCCAGATCAAACGGACAGGTGTCAAGAACCCGACATCGAAAGACGACTACAAGGGAGAGGCAATCTTCTCGTACAGCTTCGACGGCAAGAAATTCACAACCTTCGGACAGCCCATCAGCCTTACAAGCGGCCACTGGATCGGCTCAAAGGTCGGTCTGTTCTGCGTCCGCAACTGGGAAAGCAATGACAGCGGCTGGCTCGATGTCGACTGGTTCCGTATAACCAAATAAAACAGACCGGCACACAGCCCGGTCACACAAAATGAACGCAATGAAAATAAAGCTCATAACACTTCTTATCATGC is part of the Duncaniella dubosii genome and encodes:
- a CDS encoding glycoside hydrolase family 28 protein; protein product: MKKILSVVAGLCIGFSGIAQTALSATPGAAKDCCEKVCDKKDGCKKKCTESKKCNKNSGKSLDAKEAWATLYPQIEKSIQAPTFRDKDYKIFDYGKKSKTKGFLYTELINKVIDLCSSEGGGRVIIPKGTWLTGPITLKSNVNLHLEEGATLLFSDDPSQYPIVKTRWEGMDCYNYQPMIYAYQQENIALTGKGTVDGGASNENWWQMSGKRGYVEGPVTQKIGRPLLQIWNEEGVPVEKRILGDGYGMRPQLVNPVECKNVLIEDVTLLRSAFWVIHPLLCENLTVKGVHIQNDGPNGDGCDPESCKNVLIEGCYFDTGDDCIAIKSGRNRDGREQAIPSENIIVRNCKMKNGHGGIVVGSEISGGFKNLFLEDCVMDSPELDRVVRIKTNACRGGVIEDIYVRNVEVGQCKESVLKINLVYEPNEDCDRSYPPTVKNVWLDNITCKKSKYGVMIEGFKEICNIDNINVDNCHFDGVTSDGNSITGMTKNVRFNNLYINGKLVK
- a CDS encoding SMI1/KNR4 family protein, translated to MESKYEEIRNLMFKLSHLGVWNFSEDGGFFIGKAPHRGIRAWQNKIYPKISMTEIEIMENEMHRQIAPSYIRFLTSFSNGLDIFNDTLGLYGYRYSFRRDETHNQQPYNLVWLNRFQRPLNITVDMFFIGEYNWDHSFLYVTPDQKVHFCHREDATSLFTWDSIEDMLLSEIKRIYTLLMTEVWRLTRNIQLPL
- a CDS encoding glycoside hydrolase family 43 protein, which codes for MNLSKRITFLTIAAAASLGAFADGKSYTSQIWSPDLGNGQYKNPIIDADYSDPDVVRVGDDYYMTASSFCDIPGLPILHSKDLVNWTIIGHAIAEMPEYAQAAPDPSHGNHVWAPAIRYHNGEFYIYYGDPDLGIFMTKTKNPAGPWEPLVHVHKAKGIIDTCPFWDEDGKAYIAHGYAGSRAGVKSILGMIEMTPDGTSTIGQDRVIYDGHIENETIEGAKMYKVGDWYYIFSPAGGVATGWQEVLRSKSPWGPYEVRNVMDQGKSSVNGPHQGAWIDTPDGKEHWFIHFQDKGPWGRVVHLQPMEWREDGWPVIGVDPDGDGRGEPVMKYRKPNVGKTYPAVNPVENDEFDGTTLGLQWQWKGNPSALWYFCEANTSKLRLFSHKTSDSPRLYDAANLLLQKFPGENFTATAKVQFCPRKRNGKVEAGERAGIAVMGYNYGALALESRADGIYLTEVGAKSANKGTKENEIEAVKLDGGDKEMYLRVQIKRTGVKNPTSKDDYKGEAIFSYSFDGKKFTTFGQPISLTSGHWIGSKVGLFCVRNWESNDSGWLDVDWFRITK